One genomic region from Anticarsia gemmatalis isolate Benzon Research Colony breed Stoneville strain chromosome 7, ilAntGemm2 primary, whole genome shotgun sequence encodes:
- the Rab3-GEF gene encoding rab3 GDP-GTP exchange factor isoform X2, giving the protein MDIQKQQLCPRLVDYLTIVGARPYTSGKGLAPVQAPELLRRYPLTNHDDFPLPLDMVYFCQPEGCVSVGPRRAPGHLASRDTTSFVFTLTDKDSGKTRYGICVNFYRAVERATAPGPRERSMLRRESWRKSMEKSSDSAFSRSSNVAPSDSERDCSATLAPRLAPAPDSESGGSHSHSPSPRATRKRQRVRNHSLTSLCLLSHHPFFSTFRECLFILKKLIDACNESSSPRRVGASRQILRDTVWSVLTGQAYDNTPTIVLHDVKEIETWILRLLSAPVPVPGKTRLELEVLSPTAHSPLLFALPDHTRFTLVDFPLHLPLELLGVDTCLKVLTLILLENKVVVQSRDYNALSMSVMALVAMLYPLEYMFPAIPLLPSCMSCAEQLLLAPTPFLIGIPATFLTYKKNFRLPDDIWLVDLDATKLICPTGTDQELPPLPEPEGAVLKNHLKQAVLLMGSAGTGALNSLTSSTAEQAAAPLMPSRRDSVGGATLKVHQASYRGGDGAQSAPHSTPESRRVSLQSGAASAGHTPQRHSLASPHQSHAQPQPFNPLIYGNDVDSVDVATRVAMVRFFNSQNILANFMEHTRTLRLYPRPVVAFQINSFLRSRPRTTSFLNKFARTQAVEFLAEWSLTPCNVAFLRVQTGVFDPRQVGDKPKWFADQLQPIRFAVWDDGSSLNGALRQLQRQENQPTDESGSDSEAAESTSSSYSSLSDFVSEMASSDLSPGGNQQHVIGETYSAVVQVPMTLSSSLDPKTVYSPPSSLMFGDTEEVPEKEQGRESTSPSPSASSSDHSDLSDDEAPGEVGRMETNDAHPAPVKKSDTDSGSFGRESDSNSTTTPKTVVSRQRAAADSASTSDSDRALTPSHHSSLPPHHSHAKSTGSGVSRQASQTSLLEQFAASAKELVRETTRQSSQEGLLAHMDKKKGKVAEGEEKKIFAPFGQLTLHAKKAAEEASKSVQEASKSALEASKTATAVSKNTLEDLHYVGKSTLGDLTKSAKEVATKKGLLMRGESQESAGSPAARRDSTALQTTNLLTATHRDFFSNISSDLNGLAASTSSMFSDFFGSKGKQVKPAESPRGGPGGPGGGGGSAAASFGPFSQGARGLVARSPLIRHAPPQPPPHAAHTRPNANTENQAFLNDLVQHVLEGEGVGWLKLNRLKKLMEDESYRNMVLSKLNRNFNRKTTPNDKVDDVFVSKPIWKGMLKVLQAVVHGLEHTYSNFGLGGMASVFQLAEMAHTHYWSKEVAGLEHGGMAGSALMDHYGRQDLETPSSSPSSRKSSQADVPVVNYPELDSAEAQSTTEMFKDMLNQKRNLLFSKLTSFDSDAAPSSDCSADESGSITTNRANMFDHRASFKSNLSDTDVMFLNVGRGGPAPGKPRAASVFSSKSSLSGYRPPVGVPVTSPITSPDTARTYLYQGLIGKERSNLWDQMQFWEDAFLDAVSQERDMIGMDQGANEMMERYKCLSETERKRLEHEEDRLLSTALYNLTAAMVVFGVEADIVRNKVRRLLAKSHIGLVYSQEVNHLLDVVHTLHGNDIELKPLGSRLLRRATFTVHEADAAGELRFMEVRDDGLILRSTQGTIVERWWYERLVNMTYSPKIRVLCLWRKNGGQTQLHKYYTKKCKALYYCIKEAMEKSGRRQDAAELGGEFPIQDCATGEGGLIQVCMEGVGLLFHHSKFFVRLDHIRKCFTQNGGIFVLEEFNPKTRQIIQRKYKSVMADQICYAVLCVFSYFAAGQEQKKAILEQAARVPATPRVEVPAADLDDSRRKTSPMVEKRSPVGRTADTRPPSFKSEAGAARGEPMERRGPGPALERGGERPGERDGERAGERSGERAGERGGERAGERGGECAGERGGERVQRADSLPPRRPPPPAPPGAAPPVRLARAHSHAAPARPPDPPTVSAHALSKRIPPRTGAGGVRAPGPPPALPPRQASAAADVGGSPRGASPARGEAGARRAPPQRQGSVSAPFASTNPFTTPRHAEFVIPQRNSLRRASTTDRN; this is encoded by the exons ATGGACATTCAGAAACAGCAGCTATGTCCGCGACTGGTGGATTATCTAACTATAGTTGGAGCTAGACCGTATACTTCGGGCAAGGGGCTCGCCCCAGTACAG gCTCCAGAACTGCTTCGCCGTTATCCTCTCACCAACCACGATGACTTCCCCTTGCCACTTGACATGGTGTATTTCTGCCAGCCCGAGGGTTGCGTGTCCGTCGGTCCACGGCGAGCTCCCGGACACTTGGCCTCCAGAGACACCACGTCTTTCGTGTTTACACTCACTGACAAGGATTCCG GTAAGACTCGATATGGCATCTGTGTTAACTTCTACCGTGCGGTGGAGCGCGCGACGGCGCCAGGCCCGCGTGAACGTAGCATGCTGCGCCGCGAGTCCTGGCGCAAGTCCATGGAAAAGAGTTCCGACTCAGCATTCTCCAG GAGCAGCAACGTGGCGCCGAGTGACTCGGAGCGTGACTGCAGCGCTACGCTGGCGCCGCGTCTCGCACCCGCGCCGGACTCCGAGAGCGGGGGCTCGCACTCGCACTCACCCAGCCCCAGGGCCACGAGGAAACGACAG AGAGTGAGGAATCATTCCCTAACATCTCTATGCCTGCTATCACATCATCCATTTTTCTCTACATTCCGAGAGTGCCTATTTATCCTAAAGAAGTTAATAGATGCGTGCAACGAGTCTTCCAGTCCACGACGTGTTGGTGCGTCCAGACAAATACTTAG gGATACAGTATGGTCAGTGTTAACAGGCCAAGCGTACGACAACACCCCTACCATCGTGCTACATGATGTCAAAGAGATAGAAACATGGATACTACGACTGCTATCGGCTCCGGTACCCGTACCAGGGAAAACTCGACTGGAACTCGAAGTGTTATCACCTACTGCTCACTCGCCGCTACTGTTCGCGCTTCCGGATCATACGCGATTCACGCTTGTTGATTTTCCACTACATTTACCACTAGAACTTTTAG GTGTCGACACTTGTCTCAAAGTTTTAACGCTAATTCTACTCGAGAACAAAGTGGTGGTTCAGTCGCGCGACTACAACGCGCTGTCGATGTCCGTGATGGCGCTGGTGGCCATGTTGTATCCCCTCGAGTACATGTTCCCGGCCATACCGCTCCTGCCCAGTTGCATGAGCTGCGCTGAACAACTGTTGCTGGCTCCTACGCCCTTCCTCATCGGAATACCGGCTACGTTTCTTACTTATAAGAAGAATTTCAG GTTACCTGATGACATCTGGCTTGTGGATCTAGATGCCACGAAACTAATCTGTCCAACTGGAACAGACCAGGAACTGCCTCCTCTCCCCGAACCAGAGGGTGCTGTATTAAAGAATCACTTGAAGCAG GCCGTGCTTCTCATGGGCAGTGCCGGGACTGGT GCACTGAACAGTTTGACGAGCAGCACGGCGGAACAAGCCGCTGCACCCCTCATGCCGTCGAGACGAGACAGCGTCGGTGGCGCCACACTTAA AGTGCATCAGGCGTCGTACCGCGGCGGAGACGGGGCGCAGTCAGCACCGCACAGCACCCCGGAGTCACGGCGAGTGTCGCTACAGAGCGGTGCCGCAAGCGCCGGCCACACGCCGCAGAGACACTCGCTCGCCTCGCCGCATCAGTCCCACGCCCAGCCACAGCCTTTCAACCCACTCATCTATGGCAATGATGTGGATTCTGTCGATGTTGCTACCAGAGTTGCGATG gTCAGATTTTTCAATTCACAAAACATCTTGGCAAACTTTATGGAACACACGAGGACACTCCGGCTGTACCCTCGGCCGGTCGTTGCATTTCAAATCAACAGCTTCCTACGATCGCGACCACGAACTACGTCATTCTTGAACAAATTCGCGAGAACTCAG gcTGTAGAATTCCTTGCGGAATGGTCTCTAACTCCGTGCAACGTAGCTTTCCTACGAGTTCAAACGGGGGTGTTTGATCCACGGCAAGTTGGTGATAAACCTAAATGGTTTGCGGACCAGTTACAACCGATCCGTTTTGCCGTGTGGGATGATGGTAGCTCGCTCAACGGGGCACTTCGACAACTGCAGAGACAGGAGAATCAACCTACAG ATGAAAGTGGTTCGGATTCAGAAGCAGCCGAGAGTACGAGTTCGTCTTATTCATCTCTCAGCGATTTTGTCTCTGAAATGGCTTCATCAGATTTATCACCAG GTGGCAACCAGCAACACGTCATTGGCGAGACTTATAGTGCGGTAGTCCAGGTGCCGATGACACTATCATCGTCTTTGGATCCCAAAACG GTGTACAGCCCTCCATCATCCCTGATGTTTGGAGACACAGAAGAAGTCCCGGAGAAGGAGCAAGGTCGTGAATCGACCTCACCCTCACCGTCTGCCTCGAGCTCTGATCACAGTGACCTCTCAGACGACGAGGCGCCCGGCGAAGTTGGCAGGATGGAGACTAACGATGCACACCCTGCACCCGTCAAGAAAAgc GACACGGACAGCGGTAGTTTCGGTCGCGAGTCGGACTCGAACTCGACGACGACGCCGAAGACCGTGGTGAGCCggcagcgcgccgccgccgacaGCGCCAGCACCAGCGACTCGGACCGCGCGCTCACGCCCTCGCACCACTCCTCCCTGCCTCCGCACCACTCACATGCCAAA AGCACAGGAAGTGGCGTGTCAAGACAAGCTTCACAAACGTCACTACTGGAACAGTTTGCAGCCTCGGCCAAAGAACTGGTGCGGGAGACCACACGGCAGAGCAGCCAGGAGGGACTGCTCGCACACATGGACAAG AAGAAAGGAAAAGTGGCAGAAGGAgaggaaaagaaaatatttgcgCCATTCGGTCAG cttACACTTCATGCGAAAAAAGCAGCCGAAGAGGCATCAAAGAGTGTTCAAGAAGCATCGAAATCTGCGTTAGAAGCTAGCAAGACAGCCACTGCAGTCAGTAAGAATACTTTAGAAGATCTACATTACGTCGGCAAATCCACGCTGGGAGACCTCACTAAGAGTGCTAAAGAAGTGGCTACCAAGAAAGGATTGCTGATGAGG GGTGAAAGTCAAGAGTCAGCCGGCAGTCCAGCGGCGCGGCGAGACTCAACCGCTTTGCAGACCACTAACTTGCTAACGGCTACTCACCGAGACTTCTTCTCAAACATCAGCTCAGATCTCAACGGCCTGGCCGCCTCCACTTCTAGCATGTTCAGCGACTTCTTCGGGAGCAAGG GTAAGCAAGTGAAGCCAGCAGAGTCCCCGCGCGGCGGTCCGGGCGGGCCGGGCGGCGGGGGCGGTAGCGCGGCGGCGTCGTTCGGTCCGTTCTCTCAGGGCGCGCGCGGGCTGGTGGCGCGCTCGCCGCTCATCCGCCACGCGCCGCCGCAGCCGCCGCCGCACGCCGCGCACACACGACCCAACGCCAACACCGAGAACCAGGCTTTCCTCAACGAT TTGGTGCAACATGTCTTGGAGGGAGAGGGTGTTGGCTGGCTCAAACTGAACCGCCTCAAGAAGCTGATGGAGGACGAGTCTTACAGAAACATGGTGCTTAGCAAACTGAACAGAAACTTCAATAGGAAGACCACACCGAACGACAAAGTGGATGATGTG TTCGTCAGCAAACCAATATGGAAAGGAATGCTGAAAGTACTACAGGCCGTAGTGCACGGCCTCGAACACACGTACTCTAACTTCGGTCTGGGTGGAATGGCGTCGGTGTTCCAGCTGGCGGAGATGGCCCACACTCACTATTGGAGCAAAGAGGTCGCGGGCTTAGAACACGGCGGTATGGCTGGCTCCGCTCTCATGGACCATTACGGCAGGCAGGACTTGGAGACGCCTTCGTCTTCACCATCATCTAGGAAGAGTTCACAAGCAG ATGTTCCAGTTGTAAATTATCCCGAACTGGACTCCGCCGAAGCGCAAAGCACTACAGAAATGTTCAAAGATATGTTAAATCAGAAAAGGAACTTACTTTTTAGCAAACTGACTTCTTTTGACTCAGAC GCGGCGCCCTCGTCGGACTGCTCGGCCGACGAGAGCGGCTCGATCACCACCAACCGAGCCAATATGTTCGACCACCGCGCCTCCTTTAAGTCCAACCTCTCTGACACTGACGTCATGTTTCTCAAT GTGGGTCGTGGAGGCCCCGCCCCCGGCAAGCCGCGGGCCGCGAGCGTGTTCTCCTCCAAGTCATCGCTGAGCGGATACCGGCCGCCTGTTGGAGTGCCCGTCACTTCACCCATCACGTCGCCGGATACAGCTCGCACTTATCTCTATCAAGGCCTTATTG GTAAAGAAAGATCAAACTTATGGGACCAAATGCAGTTCTGGGAGGACGCGTTCTTAGACGCAGTGAGTCAAGAGAGAGACATGATCGGCATGGACCAAGGGGCCAATGAGATGATGGAACGGTACAAGTGCCTCAGCGAGACTGAACGGAAGCGTCTCGAGCACGAGGAAGACCGCCTGTTGTCCACTGCACTGTATAACTTAACTGCTGCCATGGTAGTGTTTGGTGTGGAAGCTGATATAGTTCGCAATAAAGTAAGGCGGTTGCTCGCTAAGAGTCATATTGGACTCGTGTACAGTCAAGAAGTCAATCATCTTCTCGATGTTGTTCATACTTTG CACGGCAACGACATAGAACTGAAGCCGTTGGGCTCGAGACTGTTACGTCGCGCCACGTTCACGGTGCACGAGGCAGACGCGGCCGGGGAACTGCGCTTCATGGAGGTGCGGGACGACGGCCTCATACTGCGCTCCACGCAAg GTACGATTGTGGAGAGATGGTGGTACGAGAGGTTGGTGAACATGACCTACAGCCCCAAGATACGAGTCTTGTGCCTTTGGAGGAAGAACGGCGGACAGACACAGTTGCATAAATATTACACCAAGAAG TGCAAAGCGCTCTACTACTGTATTAAAGAAGCGATGGAGAAAAGCGGGCGGCGGCAAGACGCGGCCGAGCTCGGGGGAGAGTTCCCCATACAGGATTGCGCCACTGGCGAGGGCGGACTGATTCAG GTGTGCATGGAAGGCGTCGGACTTCTGTTTCACCATAGCAAG TTTTTCGTGCGGCTGGACCACATTAGGAAATGTTTCACGCAGAACGGCGGTATCTTCGTTTTAGAAGAATTTA ACCCAAAAACGAGACAGATTATACAAAGGAAATACAAGTCTGTCATG gcGGACCAGATCTGCTACGCGGTACTGTGCGTGTTCTCGTACTTCGCGGCGGGTCAGGAACAGAAAAAAGCCATCCTGGAGCAAGCGGCGCGGGTGCCGGCCACGCCACGAGTCGAGGTGCCCGCTGCAGATCTCGACGATTCGCGCCGCAAAACCAGCCCCATG GTGGAAAAAAGGTCGCCCGTGGGTCGCACGGCAGATACCCGACCTCCTTCATTCAAGTCGGAAGCGGGTGCGGCGAGGGGGGAACCAATGGAACGTCGTGGTCCAGGGCCAGCGCTTGAGCGGGGCGGAGAGCGGCCAGGCGAGCGGGACGGGGAGAGGGCCGGAGAGCGGAGCGGGGAGCGGGCAGGCGAGCGGGGCGGGGAGCGTGCCGGCGAGCGGGGCGGGGAGTGTGCCGGCGAGCGGGGCGGGGAGCGGGTGCAGCGCGCCGACAGCCTGCCGCCGCGGCGTcccccgccgcccgcgccgcccggcgccgcgccgcccgtgCGCCTGGCGCGGGCACACTCGCACGCCGCGCCGGCGCGCCCGCCCGACCCTCCGACTGTGAGTGCACACGCTCTATCGAAACGA ATCCCGCCGCGGACCGGAGCGGGCGGCGTGCGGGCGCCGGGCCCGCCTCCCGCGCTGCCGCCGCGCCAGGCGTCCGCCGCGGCCGACGTGGGCGGGTCCCCCAG AGGCGCGAGCCCGGCGCGGGGCGAGGCGGGCGCGAGGCGAGCGCCGCCGCAGCGGCAGGGCTCGGTGTCGGCGCCCTTCGCCTCCACGAACCCGTTCACGACGCCGCGCCACGCGGAGTTCGTCATCCCACAACGAAACAGTCTGCGTCGCGCCTCCACCACCGACAGGAACTGA